In a single window of the Bufo bufo chromosome 5, aBufBuf1.1, whole genome shotgun sequence genome:
- the LOC121000846 gene encoding gastrula zinc finger protein XlCGF17.1-like isoform X3 encodes MSASSPSSGRSDDCTGSLEKHLISTYYNADDPCVISDTYEERAIIPDVPSDLHSKNLSSHPLKQVQSSNSSHTLNQNETRRRCSGTQRAQKKPYSCSECGKCFTWKSGLLQHQRHHTGEKPFSCSECGKCFTRKTHLKSHQRIHTGEKQFSCSECGKCFTRKTHLKNHQKIHTGEKPFSCSECGKSFTQKFHLQSHQRIHTGDKPYSCSECRKTFTEKSSLKSHQKIHTGEKPFSCSECAKCFTRKSILLLHQRSHTGEKPYSCSECGKCYAEKSNLDRHRRSHTEEKPYSCSECGKCYTQKSSLDRHQRSHTEEKPYSCSECGKCFTRKSSLVQHQRIHIGNNQF; translated from the exons atgtccgcgTCCTCTCCTTCCTCAGGACGGTCAG ATGACTGTACTGGGAGCTTGGAGAAACATCTCATATCTACATATTATAATGCAGATGATCCATGTGTCATATCAGATACATATGAAGAGCGtgccattatcccagatgtacCCTCAGACCTTCACAGCAAAAATCTATCATCTCATCCTTTAAAACAAGTCCAATCTTCTAATTCATCACATACTCTTAATCAGAATGAAACTCGCAGAAGATGTTCTGGAACCCAAAGAGCTCAGAAAAAGCcgtattcatgctcagaatgtggcaaatgttttacttgGAAATCAGGCCTTCTTCAACATCAAAGACATCACACAG gagagaagccgttttcatgttcagaatgtggaaaatgttttactagAAAAACACATCTTAAAagccatcagagaattcacacaggagagaagcagttttcatgttcagaatgtggaaaatgttttactagAAAAACACATCTTAAAaaccatcagaaaattcacacaggagagaagccgttttcatgttcagaatgtggcaaatcttTTACTCAGAAATTCCATCTTCAGAGCcaccagagaattcacacaggggacaagccgtattcatgttcagaatgtaggaaAACTTTTACTGAGAAATCATCTCTTAAGagccatcagaaaattcacacaggagagaagccgttttcgtgttcagaatgtgcaAAATGCTTTACTAGAAAGTCAATTCTTCTTCTACAtcaaagaagtcacacaggagagaagccatattcatgttcagaatgtggcaaatgttatgCTGAGAAATCAAATCTAGATAGACATCGGAGAAgtcacacagaagagaagccgtattcatgttcagaatgtggaaaatgttataCTCAGAAATCAAGTCTAGAtagacatcagagaagtcacacagaagagaagccgtattcatgttcagaatgtggaaaatgttttactcgGAAATCATCTCTTgttcaacatcagagaattcacatcgGGAACAACCAATTCTGA
- the LOC121000846 gene encoding gastrula zinc finger protein XlCGF26.1-like isoform X1: protein MSASSPSSGRSDDCTGSLEKHLISTYYNADDPCVISDTYEERAIIPDVPSDLHSKNLSSHPLKQVQSSNSSHTLNQNETRRRCSGTQRAQKKPYSCSECGKCFTWKSGLLQHQRHHTGEKLYSCSDCGKRFINKSHLQNHQRIHTGEKPFSCSECAKSFTKKSVLLHQRSHTGEKPYSCSECGKSFTQKSRLHNHQRLHTGDKMYSCSECRKSFTEKSSLKSHQKIHTGDKPFSCSECGKCFTRKTHLEKHQRIHTGEKPFSCSECGKCFTRKTHLKSHQRIHTGEKQFSCSECGKCFTRKTHLKNHQKIHTGEKPFSCSECGKSFTQKFHLQSHQRIHTGDKPYSCSECRKTFTEKSSLKSHQKIHTGEKPFSCSECAKCFTRKSILLLHQRSHTGEKPYSCSECGKCYAEKSNLDRHRRSHTEEKPYSCSECGKCYTQKSSLDRHQRSHTEEKPYSCSECGKCFTRKSSLVQHQRIHIGNNQF, encoded by the exons atgtccgcgTCCTCTCCTTCCTCAGGACGGTCAG ATGACTGTACTGGGAGCTTGGAGAAACATCTCATATCTACATATTATAATGCAGATGATCCATGTGTCATATCAGATACATATGAAGAGCGtgccattatcccagatgtacCCTCAGACCTTCACAGCAAAAATCTATCATCTCATCCTTTAAAACAAGTCCAATCTTCTAATTCATCACATACTCTTAATCAGAATGAAACTCGCAGAAGATGTTCTGGAACCCAAAGAGCTCAGAAAAAGCcgtattcatgctcagaatgtggcaaatgttttacttgGAAATCAGGCCTTCTTCAACATCAAAGACATCACACAGGTGAGAAGCTGTATTCCTGTTCAGACTGTGGGAAACGTTTTATTAACAAATCACATCTTCAaaaccatcagagaattcacacaggagagaagccgttttcatgttcagaatgtgcgaAATCCTTTACTAAAAAGTCAGTTCTTCTACAtcaaagaagtcacacaggagagaaaccgtattcatgttcagaatgtggaaaatcttttacTCAGAAATCACGTCTTCATAACCACCAGAGACTTCACACAGGGGACAAgatgtattcatgttcagaatgtaggaaATCTTTTACTGAGAAATCATCTCTTAAGagccatcagaaaattcacacaggagataaGCCATTTTCttgctcagaatgtggaaaatgttttactagAAAAACACATCTTgaaaaacatcagagaattcacacaggagagaagccgttttcatgttcagaatgtggaaaatgttttactagAAAAACACATCTTAAAagccatcagagaattcacacaggagagaagcagttttcatgttcagaatgtggaaaatgttttactagAAAAACACATCTTAAAaaccatcagaaaattcacacaggagagaagccgttttcatgttcagaatgtggcaaatcttTTACTCAGAAATTCCATCTTCAGAGCcaccagagaattcacacaggggacaagccgtattcatgttcagaatgtaggaaAACTTTTACTGAGAAATCATCTCTTAAGagccatcagaaaattcacacaggagagaagccgttttcgtgttcagaatgtgcaAAATGCTTTACTAGAAAGTCAATTCTTCTTCTACAtcaaagaagtcacacaggagagaagccatattcatgttcagaatgtggcaaatgttatgCTGAGAAATCAAATCTAGATAGACATCGGAGAAgtcacacagaagagaagccgtattcatgttcagaatgtggaaaatgttataCTCAGAAATCAAGTCTAGAtagacatcagagaagtcacacagaagagaagccgtattcatgttcagaatgtggaaaatgttttactcgGAAATCATCTCTTgttcaacatcagagaattcacatcgGGAACAACCAATTCTGA
- the LOC121000846 gene encoding gastrula zinc finger protein XlCGF26.1-like isoform X2, whose amino-acid sequence MSASSPSSGRSDDCTGSLEKHLISTYYNADDPCVISDTYEERAIIPDVPSDLHSKNLSSHPLKQVQSSNSSHTLNQNETRRRCSGTQRAQKKPYSCSECGKCFTWKSGLLQHQRHHTGEKPFSCSECAKSFTKKSVLLHQRSHTGEKPYSCSECGKSFTQKSRLHNHQRLHTGDKMYSCSECRKSFTEKSSLKSHQKIHTGDKPFSCSECGKCFTRKTHLEKHQRIHTGEKPFSCSECGKCFTRKTHLKSHQRIHTGEKQFSCSECGKCFTRKTHLKNHQKIHTGEKPFSCSECGKSFTQKFHLQSHQRIHTGDKPYSCSECRKTFTEKSSLKSHQKIHTGEKPFSCSECAKCFTRKSILLLHQRSHTGEKPYSCSECGKCYAEKSNLDRHRRSHTEEKPYSCSECGKCYTQKSSLDRHQRSHTEEKPYSCSECGKCFTRKSSLVQHQRIHIGNNQF is encoded by the exons atgtccgcgTCCTCTCCTTCCTCAGGACGGTCAG ATGACTGTACTGGGAGCTTGGAGAAACATCTCATATCTACATATTATAATGCAGATGATCCATGTGTCATATCAGATACATATGAAGAGCGtgccattatcccagatgtacCCTCAGACCTTCACAGCAAAAATCTATCATCTCATCCTTTAAAACAAGTCCAATCTTCTAATTCATCACATACTCTTAATCAGAATGAAACTCGCAGAAGATGTTCTGGAACCCAAAGAGCTCAGAAAAAGCcgtattcatgctcagaatgtggcaaatgttttacttgGAAATCAGGCCTTCTTCAACATCAAAGACATCACACAG gagagaagccgttttcatgttcagaatgtgcgaAATCCTTTACTAAAAAGTCAGTTCTTCTACAtcaaagaagtcacacaggagagaaaccgtattcatgttcagaatgtggaaaatcttttacTCAGAAATCACGTCTTCATAACCACCAGAGACTTCACACAGGGGACAAgatgtattcatgttcagaatgtaggaaATCTTTTACTGAGAAATCATCTCTTAAGagccatcagaaaattcacacaggagataaGCCATTTTCttgctcagaatgtggaaaatgttttactagAAAAACACATCTTgaaaaacatcagagaattcacacaggagagaagccgttttcatgttcagaatgtggaaaatgttttactagAAAAACACATCTTAAAagccatcagagaattcacacaggagagaagcagttttcatgttcagaatgtggaaaatgttttactagAAAAACACATCTTAAAaaccatcagaaaattcacacaggagagaagccgttttcatgttcagaatgtggcaaatcttTTACTCAGAAATTCCATCTTCAGAGCcaccagagaattcacacaggggacaagccgtattcatgttcagaatgtaggaaAACTTTTACTGAGAAATCATCTCTTAAGagccatcagaaaattcacacaggagagaagccgttttcgtgttcagaatgtgcaAAATGCTTTACTAGAAAGTCAATTCTTCTTCTACAtcaaagaagtcacacaggagagaagccatattcatgttcagaatgtggcaaatgttatgCTGAGAAATCAAATCTAGATAGACATCGGAGAAgtcacacagaagagaagccgtattcatgttcagaatgtggaaaatgttataCTCAGAAATCAAGTCTAGAtagacatcagagaagtcacacagaagagaagccgtattcatgttcagaatgtggaaaatgttttactcgGAAATCATCTCTTgttcaacatcagagaattcacatcgGGAACAACCAATTCTGA